The Anoxybacillus flavithermus genome has a segment encoding these proteins:
- a CDS encoding peptidase P60: protein MKKALATTALFMLLCFTYFASPFKTEAAFSANILIAEAHKVIGTPYRAGGTTPKGFDCSGFVSYTYKKVGVSLPHSSEAMYAKGKPVSLNQLAPGDLLFFKTSKHKGISHVAIYIGNGRMIHSTSSKGVQVNSIHQSYWKQRFVGAKRL from the coding sequence ATGAAAAAAGCTCTAGCCACTACCGCTCTCTTCATGTTGTTATGTTTCACGTATTTTGCAAGCCCTTTCAAAACAGAGGCTGCCTTTTCAGCAAACATACTGATCGCTGAAGCACATAAAGTCATTGGCACACCGTATCGTGCAGGAGGAACGACACCAAAAGGATTTGATTGTTCCGGTTTTGTTAGTTATACATATAAAAAGGTAGGCGTTTCGCTTCCTCATTCTTCAGAAGCGATGTACGCGAAAGGAAAACCCGTTTCTCTTAACCAACTAGCACCAGGGGATTTACTATTTTTCAAAACATCGAAACATAAAGGGATTTCCCATGTGGCAATCTATATCGGTAATGGCCGCATGATCCATTCGACATCATCCAAAGGTGTTCAAGTAAACTCCATCCATCAATCTTATTGGAAACAACGTTTCGTTGGGGCAAAACGACTATAA